A portion of the Sandaracinobacteroides saxicola genome contains these proteins:
- a CDS encoding metal-dependent hydrolase family protein, with protein sequence MRFTLALVALALSVPLAAGPLTVIHAGRLLDVPGTAAKGPSTITVEDGRIVSVVAGHAPVPAGATLIDLKDRFVLPGLIDCHVHLDSDAGGEAALIEGVTEGPGMAALRAQWNGMKTLRAGFTTVRNLGDGSGATLALRDAVARGWVMGPRIIDAGRSISVTAGHMDATLSLADELHPAIDQSNLCDGADACRHAVRLQVRRGVDVIKIATTGGVNSRIGAGIGQQMFPDEAKAIVEAAHLAGKKVAVHAHGADGMNLALAAGADSIEHGTMLDDASVKLFLQTGAYYVPTLSTINGYKERLAKDPNAYPPAVLEKVKWRLSVTGKSLAKAVPAGVKIAFGTDAGVSKHGRNADEFELMVQFGMTPASAIAAATVNAADLLGLKDQVGALKPGMAADIIAVAGDPLSDVTALKTVAFVMKGGVVVR encoded by the coding sequence ATGCGTTTCACCCTTGCATTGGTTGCCCTGGCGCTGTCGGTTCCGCTGGCCGCCGGGCCGCTGACGGTCATTCATGCCGGGCGGCTGCTGGATGTGCCGGGGACGGCGGCGAAGGGGCCTTCGACCATCACCGTCGAGGACGGCAGGATCGTGTCGGTGGTGGCGGGCCATGCGCCGGTGCCGGCGGGGGCGACGCTGATCGACCTGAAGGATCGCTTCGTGCTGCCCGGCCTGATCGACTGCCATGTGCATCTGGACAGCGACGCCGGCGGCGAGGCGGCGCTGATCGAGGGGGTGACGGAAGGGCCGGGCATGGCGGCGCTGCGGGCGCAGTGGAACGGCATGAAGACGCTGCGCGCCGGGTTCACGACGGTGCGCAACCTGGGCGACGGCAGCGGCGCGACGCTGGCGCTGCGCGACGCGGTGGCGCGCGGCTGGGTGATGGGGCCGCGCATCATCGACGCCGGGCGCTCCATCTCGGTCACGGCGGGGCATATGGATGCGACGCTGAGCCTGGCGGACGAGCTGCATCCGGCGATCGACCAGTCGAACCTGTGCGACGGCGCCGATGCCTGCCGCCATGCCGTGCGATTGCAGGTGCGGCGCGGCGTGGATGTGATCAAGATCGCGACCACCGGCGGGGTGAACAGCCGGATCGGTGCCGGCATCGGCCAGCAGATGTTTCCGGACGAGGCGAAGGCGATCGTGGAAGCCGCGCATCTGGCGGGGAAGAAGGTGGCTGTGCACGCGCATGGCGCCGACGGCATGAATCTGGCGCTGGCGGCGGGCGCCGATTCGATCGAGCATGGGACGATGCTGGACGATGCCTCGGTCAAGCTGTTCCTGCAGACGGGGGCCTATTATGTGCCGACGCTGTCGACCATCAACGGGTATAAGGAGCGGCTGGCGAAGGATCCGAACGCCTATCCGCCCGCCGTGCTGGAGAAGGTGAAATGGCGGCTTTCGGTGACGGGGAAAAGCCTGGCGAAGGCGGTGCCGGCCGGCGTGAAGATCGCGTTCGGCACCGACGCGGGGGTGAGCAAGCATGGCCGCAACGCCGATGAGTTCGAGCTGATGGTGCAGTTCGGGATGACGCCGGCGAGCGCGATTGCCGCGGCGACGGTGAATGCGGCCGACCTGCTCGGTCTGAAGGACCAGGTGGGGGCGCTGAAGCCGGGGATGGCGGCGGACATCATTGCCGTGGCGGGGGATCCGCTGAGCGATGTGACGGCGTTGAAGACGGTGGCGTTCGTGATGAAGGGTGGGGTGGTCGTGCGGTAG
- a CDS encoding aldose 1-epimerase translates to MRLVHGEQELIVAPAVGGSIAAWRWRGRDILRPAPAGADDALQMGCFPMLPFTGRIRDGRFRWDGIDVALPPNLSGSPHAIHGQGWQRAWAVADSGEDHATLTLAAGGDEWPWIYAAEQRLVLGEDRLDISLSVRNRDARVMPLGFGLHPWFVRHPDTRLQAAHSGWWESDGEILPTRFMGEPGFDLSTRLNDGALLDHVFAGHDGRAVLSGGGLRVAMHAAHGWLVIYAPVDESFLCVEPVSHPATALNQPGMPGIIALPPGGEAVTTLSMRVSAMGD, encoded by the coding sequence GTGAGGTTGGTGCACGGCGAGCAGGAGCTGATCGTGGCACCGGCGGTCGGCGGCAGCATCGCAGCGTGGCGCTGGCGCGGGCGGGACATCCTGCGGCCGGCGCCGGCGGGGGCGGATGATGCCTTGCAGATGGGTTGTTTTCCGATGCTGCCTTTCACCGGGCGCATCCGCGACGGGCGGTTCCGATGGGACGGCATCGACGTGGCGTTGCCGCCGAACCTGAGTGGCAGCCCCCATGCCATCCATGGCCAGGGGTGGCAGCGGGCCTGGGCGGTGGCGGACAGCGGCGAGGATCATGCGACGCTGACGCTGGCGGCCGGCGGCGATGAATGGCCGTGGATTTATGCGGCGGAGCAACGCCTTGTGCTGGGCGAGGACAGGTTGGACATCAGCCTGTCGGTGCGGAACCGCGATGCGCGGGTGATGCCGCTGGGGTTCGGGCTGCATCCCTGGTTCGTGCGGCATCCGGACACGCGGTTGCAGGCCGCTCACAGCGGCTGGTGGGAATCGGACGGCGAGATTCTGCCGACCCGTTTCATGGGTGAACCGGGGTTTGACCTGTCAACCCGGCTGAACGATGGCGCGCTGCTGGATCATGTCTTTGCCGGGCATGACGGGCGCGCGGTGCTGAGCGGCGGCGGGTTGCGGGTTGCCATGCATGCGGCGCATGGTTGGCTGGTGATCTATGCACCGGTTGACGAATCCTTCCTCTGCGTCGAGCCGGTCAGCCATCCGGCGACGGCCTTGAACCAGCCCGGCATGCCCGGCATCATCGCGCTGCCGCCGGGAGGCGAGGCGGTGACGACGCTGTCGATGCGGGTATCGGCGATGGGAGATTGA